TCATGAAGGAGAGATGAATTCGCAACAGGCGAGATTTCTAAACGAGGTACAAGCACGCCGAAGTGCCATCTCTATTTGgtatattgagtattgagaCTCTACTATTCCAAGTTGAATATTCCCAGATTCCGATTATGTCTGTTTTCAGAGCTAGTTCGTGACTGTgaagctatatatatatatatatatagcatTTACAAAAGTTTTGGACTAAAGTTTCTGCAAAGAATGCTAACTTCTTAGACTCAATGTTCTCTGTCGTATTTTCTCATGCGTTTCCGGGTGTACCGTATACTATGTTTCCGCCGGTTGCTTCCATTGCCGTATGGTCGCCGAAGAAGTGACGAATGAAGTGATTTatgtttgaaattttcagATATAGGACTAGGAGGTCCGCTCAGATGAGTCTTCAGTATCTCCTTTTCCGCCTAACCGTAGATCGAAACTGTGGCAAATATACCACCTAACTAACGACGGCCCTGTCTAAACCCACAAAAATTGAGCCCATCGATTGGTAGACATATCTTCTGATATTCTCATAAGCAACGAGGGATTTCATCAGCCACAAAACAGCGTAGAGCCCATGCTGCCGACTTTACCTAGTGGTGGCTACTGGAGCTATTAGACAACCTTATATAGAATTGGATGATTCAGGAGGAGTGGTCATCGGCCCAAGATTAGTCAATACCGTAGATCTTACTCTGTGCACCAATTGGTGATGATCCCATTAATAGGAATTCGAAGGGAGCTGATAGTTCTGGAATAGATTGAGAGTTCATATTGTACAATGTAGAGACAGACTCTCGATACCGCAGTACCGCCATATGCAACAAGTTCATTCCCAACCTTAccttacctacctaggtaggcaTAGCAACGAAGCGAACGGTAGAACCACTACACAGTCCTTATAAAGGATGGAATAATATCGGATCAAaatgcttgcttgcttgctaaCTTGCTTGCAGCCTTTTGCAGCCCATTTTGTGGGGACGAATGGCTGCACAGCACGTGTGAATGACAGGCTTAACTTCCAGGTTCTTTCGAGTATCCCTCCCAACTTCTTTATGaagactttttcttttttatgaTCAAAACTGGAAGGGAATGGACGAACGAAGAAGAACCCGAGTAGGCAGTTAAGCTTCTAGCAGATACTAGCCAGCTTGTTAGTACGGCTCTTGGTGAACTTACCTAGCATCTGCGATGTATAAAACATCTTGTAAATATAGCATAATACAACAAACAATACAATAGAACCCTTGCGCAAACTTGTAATATTCGAATCCACACGTTTTTTATACCTAACTTGGGTATTTtatacattttatatatcatatacacATGTTGTGTTGACACCGGGAACACTTCATTTTTGCTGCTGTGCAACTGTGTTAGCGTCGGAGCTATTATAGCGCCTCTCTTGTGGTCTTGGTTACCCGAATCCATCAACAACGAACCTCGATTACTTGCTTACATCTTCAAGAAAGCAATTTTAGTCTTTCGTACATCAAATATCCTTCTCGAAATAGCCAGTGACGAGAGTGCTACTCAGACTGGAAGCAAAATTGTATCACTATTTTTCTACGGCGAAGATGAACGTTTTGCTTCCAACTCAAGCGTCGTTCTTTTCATCACCTCACCGTAACCCCATTCATACTCCAAGTGAGCAACCACCCCCCTTTTGCGTCCATCCTCACATTCAATACTGACAACGAATTATAGTCTCTCCACACACAAACCTCAGAATGGGCAGTCGAAAACGAAAAGCCGATGACGATGGCCTCGATGACAAAATGTCTATTTCTCCTACAAACAGCCCCGCCCTGGCCACACGACAAATTCCCCGACCCTCCAAGAAAGTTCGAGCCAACGAAGTCACCGGCCGGCCTCTTAATCTCCCCCGTCTTCTCGAAACCCTAGATGCTCAGTCATTGAGAGCAGTTCTCCAAACTATATGCGAAAGACACCCAGAGATCGGCTCGGAAATTGTCACTTCAGCACCAAGACCATCTGTGGAATCCACTCTTGGCGTCCtttccaaatatcaaaacgaATTACGAGAAGCCTTTCCTTACGGTGGCAGTCCTGGATCGGATTATGCCTACGATCGAGTTAAGCAACAGCTCACAAATCTGATTGATGCTTTGGTCGATTTCACACCGCATTACCTCCCACCGAACGAACAGCAAACCGCTACCTCTCTCAGCTTCCTCGATAGTGCCACCAAAATTGTGCACGATCTTCCCAACTGGGACAGTCAGTCTCATAAACATCACAAGGACAATGCATACGACGAAATTTCAAGGGCTTGGGCCTTGGTGATTAGTGAAGCCTCCAAGCGTGGGGGAGGATTCCAGCTTCATTCTGGTGGATGGGACCAAAGACTTGCTAGACATAATGATCAGAGTGGAGGAAAGATGCAAATGGCAGTCGATGCACTCGGTACAAATCTTGGTTGGATGGGAGGTAGTTCTGGAGATCCAGATTCTATCCGCAATCAACTCCTTTCAGGTCGCTATGGTACTAATCAGAGTGTACCAGTAGGAGCTCGCTGGTAAACTCAAATCATATTTTCTTGATTCGGGTCATTTTGATACTAGGAGTGTTCATACATATGGGATAGAGGAGGTCATACCAATTGATCGATGAGTCTTAGGGGGCATTAGAGGGAATTTCACCGCATAGGCGTCTTGTGTTAATCATGGTCATCGACAAACGGCAATAATCACGAAGATTACGAAGATTCCCAATTTCCTTTcactatccatctatctggAAGCATGGTTGGGGAGTTATGGTACTTGAGGGTTGGGTTTTTCATTTGTAAATTCGAGGAGGATACTTAGGTGGTGGCAATAATTCAATAGGCGTAATTCATTTGTCATTTTCACTTTAGCAACATAGGGAGAATGGTCAGTATTTTGAGACCATACAATACCATAACAATCTGAAATTCCGAATTTTTGTTATCTGATCTGACCGTGAAAGCCAATTTGCCATCCGATGCATTTATCTGCACGTGATACCGTGGATTTAGCGTGAATTAAAGATGGGTGACGCGACTTTGGACTCCATCGCCATCATCAACAATACCATACACCACCAATTTTGTCGTGACATACCACCATAGTTAATTCACTTTCCAGCCCCTATGAAGTTTGACAAGTAAACGATTGCTGAGCtttaattatcaaaatgcCTGCGTACGTATCTTTGATCAAACTTCTCGACGCAATAACTAACAATCCTCAGTCCAGGCGAACAGCATAGTGGACGAGCGATCGCGAACCCATTCGAGGAGGTCAAACCGCGCATATCAGAATACACAGCACAAGAAATTGCTACATTACAAAGTAGACTAGAGAAACAACTAGGGCCCGAATATATTTCATCGCGAGCAGGACCATCGGGACATAAGGTTCATTATATCGCGGCGGAGAAATGTATTCAGCTTGCCAACGAGGTTTTTGGATTCAATGGTTGGTCGAGTCAAATCATCGAGACACAAGTAGACTTTGTGGATGAAAATGCTACCACTTTGAAGGTTAGCTTAGGACTCTCGGTCATTGTTAGAGTTACGTTGAAGGACGGCACTTTTCATGAAGATGTGGGGTATGGACATATTGAGAACTGTAAAGGCAAGGCGGCGGCCTTTGAGAAGGCGAAGAAAGAGGGGACGACGGATGGGTTGAAGAGGGCGTTGAGAAATTTTGGGAATGTGTTGGGTAATTGCATCTATGATAAGGATTATCTGGCCAAGGTTACGAAGATTAAGGTCCAACCTGTCAAGTGGGATGTCGAGAATCTACACAGACATTCGACGTTTGCTCCACAAGTAGTCGCGAAGAAGGAGATTGATGCACCAAAGATTGTGGAAAAGGCTCAGGCTCAGGGCGCTGGACCGGCGAGTACAAGCTTATCAGGTATGTTTTGAAATGTGGTGGCAAAATGTAATAACTAACGATCGATTTAGGCGATGACACACTGATAGGAGATGATGAGTTCGGAGGTATGAAGGATACTAATTACATGAAATAAAACATTGCTGATGAGTTCCAGATTTCGATGATGCCGATTTCAACGTTGAAGATCCGAATGCTCACCCAGATGAAGTTGCACTTGCTCTCCCACGGGCTGCTTCACACCATTTCAACAATGCCAGAAACAGTAACAATGTACCCTCTGGAAGTACAGGGCCACCAAACCAAAGCCGAACTGCTGGGCCCTCGGGACCTCCAGTTCCCATGATCAAGAGTGGACCGTTAGTTCAACCAAATCGGCCACCAGAGGCCGGTGACCCAAACATCACTCGCAATAATCATCATCCACCGGCACCACGGACGCCCAATGCAGGTCTCGCAAGATCGATCAGCGCAGCAGGACCTAATGCTCGCGCTCCCCAAGACCTAGTCCAACCCAATCGTCCTGCTAACCTTGTTAACGCATTCCCTGGCCGCGTCTTAAATCAACCCAACAgacctcaacctcaaccccaaACAGCATCCGGtcccccatccccatctcgTAACAATGACATAACCGATGAAATGCCCCCGCCAGGAGCCGGGTTCACCTCTGCTCGCGCCGcatccctcctccctcaagATCACACACCCTCCCAAGTCCCCCCTGCAAACCTTAACCTCCCTGCCTTCAACCCCAATCTCGAATCCCCATCTATCCGGCGTACCCCAGGTGTTGACCAAAAATCCTCCAAACCGCTTTCTCGCGACTTAAAACCCGTTCCTGCGTCTCAGGCTCAAGTTTCTACTGCTAATCCACCACAAGCCCAGCCAGCTTCCCGCCCAGTTGTCGCTGGAAATAGGAATATGAATTTGGGAAATCCGCAGTTAGATACCACGAGACGGATTGGTGCCCCTGGTAGTCCAAGTCCAATGAATATGGGAAATAGGAACAGTTATAAACCGCCtacgatgatgaagaggccGATGCCGGAAGCGAATAGAGCTCCGCTGACAGACTTACAGACGAATGGTAACGGAACGGCGGGGGATGCGCATGAAAATGGGGATGCGAAGAGACAGAGGTTGAATGGGATGTAGGTTCCGAAGAAAATGCTTCTAAAGCAGGACTAGACAAGTACATGAGGAATCAAGATGGAGATaaggatgggatgatgaaaATAGTAGTTGATTGGTATTGGTGGCGTTATGATGGGTCGAAGGATGGGCTGGAaaggggatgggatgaacaTGCTAATGCACTTTCACAATGACGGGGTTTGTCTATATCTGGAGTTCGCTGGGTATTCCTGTACATTGGGCAAGCACACTTTTGCGCTCATTGCTTGTTGGTAGCCGATCATGGCTAGATTAAGGATTCATTAGGTTCTACTGTTAAAATTGCTTCAAGATATCATAGGGCATGTTTATTCGCAAAATTCACATCACGTTATTGATGCTTCTTTTGACTTGACGATTATGAACTTTGGATCCGTATGCCACCCTGTTGTAATTACAATGTGCGTGGAGACCAAGACACTGACATAATTCTCGCTATAGTGCAATCAGAAGTTGAGATTTGGTTACTTCAATATCGATAATCAAATGCGTGTTGATATCAAAGCAAATCCATGTTTGCCGTTATGCACGATGTTACTCACAAGATAATTTTTCATAAATGTGAAGGGAAGGAATCGCTAAACTGCTCGCTGATATTCAAGTTCCGCTTGCTTTTTGACTTATAAATTGCTTACTGTGTTGTGTATAAAAGATGCTCCAAAAGAATAATAGTCTCTGTAACAAACTCTGCATGTAATCGATCCACGCCATCACGCCCAAACACCAACCATGCATGTTTTCGTTCCATGAACGCCACCCACCTCTCCCCAATGCCCACTTCCAGTAGTCTGCCCTTTATTTGACGATCAAGACAGCAGAAGGTATTAACCCGGCCTCCTTCAAGGTCTTCCCGAAATCGACGGGACCCTCAAAGGTCTTCTTTGGGTAGGTCATGGTGAAACTAGTTACAGAACCGAGCTCGGCCTCGAGCTGCTGGGAGATTTCAAAAAGGGTGGTATCAACAGGGTACGTCTTAGTCATAACCCCGGTGGCAGTTTGTAATCTCAGTCGAGATTCGGTGTGGACTTTCGGGGCACCGGATGAAGCTGCGGGGGCGGCCACTGGAGCTGCTGCTGGTGCTGGAGGAGCACGACCTTCGCGGAGAGCTTTGGCTGCTTCGGCTTTCAGACGACGTTCCTCTTTATCGGCAGCAATCTTCTCTTGGATGCGCTTCTTGGCTTGGACATCGGCGGCTTTCTCGGCACGTTTAGCTTGTGCCTCCTTGATCTGTTGGTCCTTTGCGAGCTTCTCTTTGGCGTCCGAGACTTCCTTTGTGGACTTCATTCGGATTTGCTGTGGAGAATAACATGTTAGTGTGATGCGGGGTAGATGGATGTGGAGGGGCAGTTGTGGAGTCGAGTTGTATTTAGGAATAGTAGGAAACAAACTTCATTGCGCTTGGCCTCTTCTCTGTCAACAAGGGCCTGCTTTGccctcttttcctttgccttCTCACGGAGCTCTGCGAGCTTTTGctgcttctcttcttcggTGAGAGGGGCGATCTCTTCGGTTGACTGCTCGAAGTTCTCATGTTGACTATGTAATCGTATTAGTAAATGCTCGCATGGAAAAGGTATGGCTGGCCACTCTTACGTCTTCTCAGCGTGGAACTGAACCTGCATCATGGATCGGAACTTCTTGCCACAATCGGTGCAGACCATCGACTTAGCTTCTTCCCCATCCTTGAGTGGCGCTGGCTCGATGTTGGGGTTTGTCTCGTCGGATTCTGGTGCTGCAGCGGCTTCTGCAGTTCGGATTTCTTCGATGCTTTTGTCTTGATTGTCTTCAAGCCATTGCAAAGCCCCGTTCACTATAGTAAATAGTCAGTATGCGGGGTTATATAGATCATGTACAAGGGATATGCAAGTTGGAACTTGTACATACATCCGCCCGTCTTCTTGACTGCAATTTCGGCCTTTTCCTTGTCGAAGCCCATGTCgagaagttgttggagatCGCTTGGTGTAGACATCTTTGCTGTATATTTCGGGTTGTTGGCTTATTGTGAGCTAATTGTATGGAAGTTGTGTCTTTGTAAAAGTCTCGGGAATATTATGTCGAGTATTATTATGACGAGATGCAAGAGCTCAGGGTTGTGCGGAACAATATAATGATGGGTGGGCCGTACTAGAAAGCACTAAATATGGGGTGAAGGTAATTGATAtctaattgattgattaattgattggAATTCTTCGAATTACcgtatttatttatatatatggatGAATAATGTGAAGAAAGCTTCAAAGCCAGGTAGAAATAAGATCTGGAATGGATTAGCTGAACGTTCTAGATTGAGGcaatatatacattcttGTGCTCGTGTATATACACCTGTATCTATACACCTATACACCTATACACCTATCCCCCTCCACACCCGGAATGTGATAGAATGTTCACATAGCAAGCACAAAGGATATCGAGGATAAAATCGATTGATTAGATATGAATCTTCTCATGACGTTAGATTTCCACCCAggcatacatacacacatacatgcgcttacacacacacacttcTCTGGGTAGCGAGATACACATAATATGCCTGGCTACGAGAGTCATCGCCGAATAGTCCAGAAGTTCCTCTCCGGCCAAGTGTACTCAACTCGCTCTAGAGTCTACTCGTACATGTCCTCTTGATCCTCCATGTGCCCACCCAACTTGGACTGTTGATTGAAGACAGTGGAGGTTTGATCGTCAGGAATGGCACAATTCATGAAAACCATAAGaatcaaatgaagaaagacaTGAGTTTTGTTCATAAAATGACAATCGGCCATGCAGCATTTATCGCAGGCAGCTGGAGGTAATCAAactaatcaaataataacaataataattcacCCCTTTCTTAACCATCTGCTATTTGCATCTCAAAAGTTGCAAAGACATACGAGACTCTGCCCATCTACCTGTCTACACATTTCCCTATGTATCAtcatatgtatatgtattgGCCGCAATAATCCACCAGGGAATGAATGACAAACGGCCACCCATCACCTTCTTTGTCACTCTCGGACCCTCGTCATTACATATCAACCACCTCGAGCGAAACACACCCCATcctaataaataataattcctCAACTtccaaatattattttgGCTTAATCCCACAACTTCACAAACATTTTGAACCGGCAATAGTAATACGCCCATCATGTCCGTCGAAATCGATTCGCAAGAGCTTGGCTTTCACCGTACGCTATCATAAATTATTCTATTCcgaggagaggaaagacACGAGACGGCGAATTCTAACATGTGGCAGGTCCGTTTACCACTGAGGTGTCGCAAACATTGAGAATCAGAAATCCTAATCGTACTCCTGTTGGTTTCAAGGTAGGGAGATCTGCTGCTGTGTCGTTGGCCGTTCCAGGAGTGCTAATGTGGTTTATTTTCAACAGGTCAAGACCACTGCGCCCAAACAGTTGGTTCTACTACACCTCACACCTTCGAAACATCGTTCTAATACTTGCGAATAGATACTGCGTGCGGCCAAACTCTGGTAAATTGGAGCCCGGAAGAAGCATAGATGTCACAGGTATGCGCCGATTAGGATGGCAAACAGTACGTGGCCAGGGCTAATCTTGCTGGCATAGTTCTTTTACAGGCTATGAAGGATGAGCCACCTCTCGATGCGAAGTGCAGAGATAAATTCTTAGTTCAGTCGGTCGAAATTACACCAGATAAGGAGTTTGTCGATTCGCCCTCAAACGTACAGTACCCACGATATATAATCTGTATGGACTTACTCTTACACGGACTTACGCTAACTGTATTTCATACAGCATGTCGACCGAGCAGATAAGAAGGATattcaagagaagaagatccGAGTTGTTTTCCTCCCACCAAAGTCGACAGGAGCAGCATCCATTACACCTATGAAAAATGGCGTTAATGGAGCAAATAGTGCGGTATGTTCTGGTTCCTTGTGTACCATTCCCGAGGCGAAGGAATCAACTAACACCAACATCTCTAGCTTTCAACCCCAGATACTGCCCCTCCAGCCTATCGATCAGTATCTCCCGAAGAACATTTCACCCCTGCAGCAAACCGTGTCGTACCAGGAAACTCAGGCCCAGCCCCCTCCGTCAGTATCAACGACGAGCCAATCGGCAATCGCAACCTCGGCGATGCTCGCTCTTCTGCTTTCAACC
Above is a genomic segment from Botrytis cinerea B05.10 chromosome 4, complete sequence containing:
- the Bcsts1 gene encoding Bcsts1; the encoded protein is MNVLLPTQASFFSSPHRNPIHTPISPHTNLRMGSRKRKADDDGLDDKMSISPTNSPALATRQIPRPSKKVRANEVTGRPLNLPRLLETLDAQSLRAVLQTICERHPEIGSEIVTSAPRPSVESTLGVLSKYQNELREAFPYGGSPGSDYAYDRVKQQLTNLIDALVDFTPHYLPPNEQQTATSLSFLDSATKIVHDLPNWDSQSHKHHKDNAYDEISRAWALVISEASKRGGGFQLHSGGWDQRLARHNDQSGGKMQMAVDALGTNLGWMGGSSGDPDSIRNQLLSGRYGTNQSVPVGARW
- the Bcrad52 gene encoding Bcrad52, whose product is MPAPGEQHSGRAIANPFEEVKPRISEYTAQEIATLQSRLEKQLGPEYISSRAGPSGHKVHYIAAEKCIQLANEVFGFNGWSSQIIETQVDFVDENATTLKVSLGLSVIVRVTLKDGTFHEDVGYGHIENCKGKAAAFEKAKKEGTTDGLKRALRNFGNVLGNCIYDKDYLAKVTKIKVQPVKWDVENLHRHSTFAPQVVAKKEIDAPKIVEKAQAQGAGPASTSLSGDDTLIGDDEFGDFDDADFNVEDPNAHPDEVALALPRAASHHFNNARNSNNVPSGSTGPPNQSRTAGPSGPPVPMIKSGPLVQPNRPPEAGDPNITRNNHHPPAPRTPNAGLARSISAAGPNARAPQDLVQPNRPANLVNAFPGRVLNQPNRPQPQPQTASGPPSPSRNNDITDEMPPPGAGFTSARAASLLPQDHTPSQVPPANLNLPAFNPNLESPSIRRTPGVDQKSSKPLSRDLKPVPASQAQVSTANPPQAQPASRPVVAGNRNMNLGNPQLDTTRRIGAPGSPSPMNMGNRNSYKPPTMMKRPMPEANRAPLTDLQTNGNGTAGDAHENGDAKRQRLNGM
- the Bcscs2 gene encoding Bcscs2, which translates into the protein MSVEIDSQELGFHRPFTTEVSQTLRIRNPNRTPVGFKVKTTAPKQYCVRPNSGKLEPGRSIDVTVLLQAMKDEPPLDAKCRDKFLVQSVEITPDKEFVDSPSNHVDRADKKDIQEKKIRVVFLPPKSTGAASITPMKNGVNGANSALSTPDTAPPAYRSVSPEEHFTPAANRVVPGNSGPAPSVSINDEPIGNRNLGDARSSAFNPAASTSRESNASAVTAPAGMPTSVEELQAQLTEAKKTIASYAEQGGMRMRKVANGETSNETVNEMATKLQGVEGVPVQIVAALCLLSFLLAYLFF